A genomic segment from uncultured Marinifilum sp. encodes:
- a CDS encoding sodium-translocating pyrophosphatase, whose protein sequence is MQNINNIFWLIPISSLIALGFAFYFFKQVMKESEGTDKMAKVASHVRKGAMAYLKQQYKVVGIFFLIIVVLFSILAYGFNLQNEWVPGAFLTGGFFSALAGFFGMKTATYASARTANAARNSLNLALKVAFRSGAVMGLVVVGLGLFDISAWFIVLNYFVDEPSVTQKMMIITTTMLTFGMGASAQALFARVGGGIFTKAADVGGDLVGKVEAGIPEDDPRNPATIADNVGDNVGDVAGMGADLYESYCGSILATAALGAAAFITNPELQMKAIMAPMLIAAVGVILSIIGIFMVKAKENATQKQLLKSLGRGTNISSALIIVFSWIILYILKLDNIWGIWAAIVTGLITGIIIGRATEYYTSEEYRPTQKIAESSNTGAATVIISGLGMGMISTAIPVIAVAVGIIFSFLFASGFDMANMGLGLYGIGIAAVGMLSTLGITLATDAYGPIADNAGGNAEMCELGPEVRKRTDALDSLGNTTAATGKGFAIGSAALTALALLASYIEELKIGIIRLLETAESYAFPNGNVVFSASDVSSISLMDFMNFFKVNLMNPTVLIGIFIGSMMAFVFCGLTMNAVGRAAGKMVDEVRRQFREIPGILSGKNEPDYANCVAISTKGAQKEMLLPSILAITIPIVVGLTFGVAGTMGLLVGGLGAGFVLAVFMANSGGAWDNAKKYVEAGHLGGKGSAAHKATVIGDTVGDPFKDTSGPSLNILIKLMSMVAIVMSGVTVAYSLL, encoded by the coding sequence ATGCAAAACATTAACAATATTTTTTGGCTGATCCCAATTAGTTCTCTAATTGCACTAGGCTTTGCCTTTTACTTTTTTAAACAGGTGATGAAAGAAAGTGAAGGTACCGATAAAATGGCAAAAGTAGCATCTCATGTTCGAAAAGGAGCAATGGCTTATTTAAAACAACAATATAAGGTTGTAGGTATCTTTTTCCTTATTATAGTAGTTCTGTTTTCGATATTGGCATACGGTTTTAATTTACAAAACGAATGGGTTCCAGGAGCCTTTTTAACGGGAGGATTTTTTTCAGCTTTAGCCGGCTTTTTTGGTATGAAAACAGCAACTTATGCTTCGGCCAGAACAGCAAATGCAGCTCGAAACTCACTCAATTTAGCTCTTAAAGTAGCTTTTAGAAGTGGTGCTGTTATGGGACTTGTTGTTGTAGGTCTTGGTCTTTTCGATATCTCGGCATGGTTTATTGTACTTAACTATTTTGTAGATGAACCTAGTGTAACTCAAAAAATGATGATTATTACCACTACCATGTTAACTTTTGGTATGGGAGCATCGGCGCAAGCCTTATTTGCTCGTGTTGGTGGTGGTATTTTTACAAAAGCTGCTGATGTTGGTGGTGATCTTGTAGGAAAAGTTGAAGCTGGTATCCCAGAGGATGATCCCAGAAATCCAGCTACCATTGCCGATAATGTTGGTGATAACGTAGGTGATGTTGCTGGTATGGGAGCCGACTTATATGAATCGTACTGTGGTTCGATATTGGCTACTGCAGCTCTTGGTGCTGCGGCCTTTATAACAAATCCCGAATTACAAATGAAAGCAATTATGGCACCAATGTTAATTGCTGCGGTAGGCGTTATTCTTTCTATTATCGGTATTTTTATGGTTAAAGCCAAAGAAAACGCTACTCAAAAACAACTACTAAAATCATTGGGAAGAGGAACAAACATAAGCTCAGCTTTAATTATCGTATTCTCATGGATTATACTTTATATTCTCAAACTAGATAATATTTGGGGAATTTGGGCTGCCATTGTTACCGGATTAATTACCGGAATAATTATTGGTCGCGCAACAGAATATTATACATCAGAAGAATACAGACCAACACAAAAAATTGCAGAAAGTTCCAACACAGGAGCTGCTACAGTTATTATTTCTGGTTTAGGAATGGGAATGATTTCGACAGCAATTCCTGTTATAGCAGTAGCTGTGGGTATTATATTCTCATTTTTATTTGCTTCCGGATTTGATATGGCTAACATGGGCTTAGGATTATATGGTATTGGTATTGCTGCAGTAGGAATGCTTTCTACTTTAGGAATTACTTTAGCAACTGATGCTTACGGACCAATTGCCGATAATGCAGGAGGAAATGCAGAAATGTGTGAACTCGGTCCTGAAGTTAGAAAACGTACCGACGCTCTTGATTCTCTTGGAAACACTACAGCTGCAACAGGTAAAGGTTTTGCCATTGGTTCTGCTGCTTTAACCGCTTTGGCCTTATTGGCTTCTTATATCGAAGAACTTAAAATTGGAATTATTCGCTTACTCGAGACTGCTGAAAGTTATGCCTTTCCGAATGGTAATGTAGTATTTTCGGCTAGCGACGTAAGTTCAATAAGCCTAATGGATTTTATGAACTTTTTCAAAGTTAATTTGATGAATCCAACAGTACTAATTGGAATTTTTATAGGTTCGATGATGGCATTTGTATTTTGTGGACTAACCATGAATGCTGTTGGCCGTGCCGCTGGAAAAATGGTAGATGAAGTTAGAAGACAATTTCGCGAAATACCAGGCATTCTATCAGGAAAAAATGAACCTGATTATGCAAATTGCGTTGCTATTTCGACCAAAGGCGCTCAAAAAGAAATGTTACTACCATCGATTTTAGCCATTACCATTCCTATTGTTGTTGGATTAACATTTGGTGTAGCCGGCACAATGGGCTTACTTGTTGGCGGCTTAGGTGCAGGTTTTGTTTTGGCTGTTTTTATGGCTAATTCAGGTGGAGCCTGGGATAATGCAAAAAAATATGTAGAAGCCGGCCATTTAGGAGGTAAAGGTTCAGCCGCTCACAAAGCAACTGTAATTGGTGATACTGTAGGAGATCCTTTTAAGGATACTTCGGGTCCCAGTCTTAATATTTTAATCAAATTAATGAGTATGGTTGCAATTGTAATGTCTGGAGTAACCGTTGCATACAGCTTACTATAA
- a CDS encoding queuosine precursor transporter — MQNEILWLAMLLANFLLIILAYRIFGKWGLIIWIPISVIVANIQVIQTVEFFGLVATLGNIVYASSFLVTDILSENYGKKEAKKAVWIGFFSLISMTLLMNLALLFKPLEGDEFAGIAHEATSTIFNLMPRIAVASLVAYLLSQRHDIWAYHFWRKRFPKDSQIWIRNNLSTSVSQLIDSTSFVLIAFLGVFETAVMWEIFITTYFLKFIVAAADTPFVYWGKRIFKKGKFYLE; from the coding sequence ATGCAAAACGAAATTTTATGGCTAGCCATGTTGCTGGCAAACTTTCTATTAATTATTCTTGCGTATCGAATTTTTGGCAAGTGGGGACTCATTATTTGGATTCCGATTTCTGTTATCGTTGCTAATATTCAAGTTATTCAAACTGTTGAGTTTTTTGGGCTTGTAGCAACCCTAGGCAATATTGTTTATGCTTCGTCGTTTTTGGTAACCGATATTTTATCTGAAAATTACGGAAAAAAAGAGGCGAAAAAAGCTGTTTGGATAGGATTTTTCAGTCTTATTTCCATGACCCTATTAATGAATTTAGCACTACTTTTTAAACCACTGGAAGGAGATGAGTTTGCAGGTATTGCACACGAAGCCACCAGCACCATATTTAATTTAATGCCTCGTATAGCAGTAGCTAGTCTTGTGGCATATTTACTTTCTCAACGACATGATATTTGGGCTTATCATTTCTGGCGCAAGCGCTTTCCAAAAGACAGTCAAATTTGGATACGAAATAATTTGAGCACTTCGGTTTCTCAGTTGATTGATAGTACTAGTTTCGTTCTTATTGCTTTTTTAGGTGTGTTTGAAACTGCTGTTATGTGGGAAATATTCATAACCACCTATTTCTTGAAATTTATTGTTGCAGCTGCCGACACTCCATTTGTATACTGGGGTAAACGCATTTTCAAAAAAGGGAAGTTCTATCTGGAATAA
- a CDS encoding metallophosphoesterase family protein — protein sequence MKLGIFQDIHGNLQALKKGVETFRNNGCEKIVHVGDLIGIGPYPKECLDFAFSIKEMEFVMGNHDYWYAYGLPNPIPAWMSKEEVEHRSWINCAIGNAYRNRVKKWKFSLDLEIDKGRKITFQHYGLNKKQNWFAPRIESPSIEDLDVLFNGIDSEMIFYGHKHDENDKTGRCRYINLGSGGCYNKPEVRIGILELIDGKIELEKRSVQYNDNGLMDEFEIRKVPVRERITSSFIRRD from the coding sequence ATGAAATTGGGTATATTTCAGGATATACATGGAAATTTACAAGCCTTAAAAAAGGGAGTTGAAACATTCAGAAACAATGGATGTGAGAAGATAGTTCATGTTGGTGATTTGATTGGAATTGGCCCTTATCCAAAAGAATGCTTAGATTTTGCATTTTCAATTAAAGAGATGGAGTTTGTTATGGGAAATCATGACTATTGGTATGCTTATGGATTACCAAATCCGATACCTGCTTGGATGAGCAAGGAGGAAGTAGAGCATCGCAGTTGGATAAATTGTGCAATTGGTAATGCTTATAGAAATAGAGTAAAAAAATGGAAGTTTTCTTTAGATTTGGAGATAGATAAAGGTCGAAAAATAACTTTTCAACATTACGGATTGAACAAAAAACAGAATTGGTTTGCGCCAAGAATAGAGAGTCCAAGTATAGAAGACTTAGATGTGTTGTTTAATGGAATAGATTCTGAAATGATATTTTATGGACACAAACATGATGAGAATGATAAAACAGGAAGGTGCAGGTATATTAATCTGGGTTCGGGAGGATGTTATAATAAACCAGAAGTAAGAATCGGAATATTGGAATTAATAGATGGCAAAATTGAATTAGAAAAACGATCTGTGCAGTACAATGATAATGGACTTATGGATGAGTTTGAAATAAGAAAAGTGCCAGTAAGAGAACGAATTACTAGCTCATTTATAAGAAGAGATTAA
- the uxaC gene encoding glucuronate isomerase, whose amino-acid sequence MKKFLDKDFILETETAKKLYHEYAADLPIIDYHCHISPQEIAEDKQFDNMTQIWLYGDHYKWRAMRTNGVKEEGITGETSSDWEKFKNWADTVPYTLRNPLYHWTHLELKKPFGIEKILSPDTAKEVWDECNQKLNTPEFSCKNLIRKANVEAIGTTDDPADSLEYHQIIRNSGFETKVVPSWRPDKAMAVDNATEYNKYIDKLSVAADMAIFTFEDLLNALRKRHDFFAEMGCKASDHGLEQFFAEDFTPELVSAIFLKIRSGLELFNDEILIFKSAMLYEFAVMDHSKGWVQQFHIGAIRNNNTGMFKQLGADTGFDSIADKLVAKDMSKFLNRLAIEKKLTKTILYNLNPAHNEVYASMLGNFQDGEIAGKIQWGSAWWFLDQKDGMEKQMNALSNLGLLSRFVGMLTDSRSFLSYSRHEYFRRILCNLIGKDVEKGLIPYNEKLLKEIVQGICYYNAKNYFNF is encoded by the coding sequence ATGAAGAAGTTTTTAGACAAAGATTTTATTCTCGAAACCGAAACAGCGAAAAAACTATATCACGAATATGCAGCCGATCTTCCAATTATAGATTATCATTGTCATATTTCGCCGCAAGAAATTGCAGAAGATAAACAGTTTGACAATATGACTCAAATTTGGCTATATGGCGATCATTACAAATGGAGAGCCATGAGAACTAATGGTGTAAAAGAAGAAGGCATAACAGGAGAAACTTCATCTGATTGGGAAAAATTTAAAAATTGGGCCGATACAGTACCTTACACCCTTCGTAACCCCTTATATCACTGGACTCATCTTGAGTTAAAGAAACCATTTGGTATTGAAAAAATTCTAAGTCCAGATACAGCCAAAGAAGTATGGGATGAGTGTAATCAGAAATTAAATACTCCTGAATTTTCGTGTAAAAACTTAATCCGTAAAGCCAATGTTGAGGCAATAGGAACAACCGACGATCCTGCCGACTCATTGGAATACCACCAAATAATTCGCAATTCAGGATTTGAAACGAAAGTAGTTCCTTCCTGGAGACCAGACAAAGCAATGGCGGTTGATAATGCAACAGAATACAACAAATATATTGACAAACTATCTGTCGCAGCAGATATGGCTATCTTCACTTTCGAGGACTTATTAAATGCCTTAAGAAAACGCCACGATTTCTTCGCCGAAATGGGGTGCAAAGCATCGGATCATGGCTTAGAACAATTTTTTGCTGAAGATTTTACTCCTGAATTAGTATCTGCAATATTCTTAAAAATAAGAAGTGGCCTTGAGTTATTTAATGATGAAATTTTAATCTTTAAATCAGCAATGTTATACGAATTTGCAGTTATGGATCACTCTAAAGGCTGGGTTCAGCAATTCCATATTGGTGCAATTCGTAATAACAATACCGGAATGTTTAAACAGCTTGGCGCTGATACCGGATTCGATTCAATTGCCGACAAACTGGTTGCCAAAGACATGTCGAAATTTTTAAACCGCTTGGCAATAGAAAAAAAGCTTACAAAAACAATTTTATACAATCTTAATCCTGCTCATAATGAGGTTTATGCAAGCATGCTTGGAAATTTTCAGGATGGAGAAATTGCTGGTAAAATTCAATGGGGCTCGGCATGGTGGTTTCTCGATCAGAAAGATGGTATGGAGAAACAGATGAATGCACTTTCTAACCTTGGGCTTTTAAGCCGATTTGTAGGAATGCTTACCGATTCACGTTCATTCTTAAGCTACAGTAGACATGAATATTTCCGTAGAATTCTTTGTAACCTTATTGGCAAGGATGTTGAAAAAGGCTTAATCCCATACAATGAAAAATTGCTAAAAGAAATAGTGCAAGGAATTTGCTACTATAACGCAAAAAACTATTTCAATTTTTAA
- a CDS encoding SDR family oxidoreductase: METNIKNKIAVITGAGGVICSTMAKSLAAMGVKTALLDINAEAVEKLAQEIEKEYNVASIGVAASVLDKKSLQDAKEIINNKLGSIDFLVNGAGGNSPLATAGVDQMLDTDLEKLEDTFFGMKMEGFDKVFDLNFKGTILPTMVFAMDMIEKKEGSIVNISSMNSYRPLTRIAAYSAAKAAVNNFTQWLSVHFSKMGVRVNAIAPGFLLTNQNRFLLTDEKTGEPTPRGNKIINNTPMERYGTPEELQGTLLYLLSDWSAFVTGVVIPVDGGFSAYSGV; encoded by the coding sequence GTGGAAACAAATATCAAAAATAAAATAGCAGTTATTACAGGAGCTGGTGGCGTTATATGTTCAACAATGGCCAAATCCTTAGCTGCGATGGGTGTTAAAACTGCATTGCTGGATATTAATGCCGAAGCTGTAGAAAAATTAGCTCAGGAAATTGAAAAAGAATACAATGTAGCTTCTATTGGAGTAGCAGCAAGTGTTCTTGATAAAAAATCATTACAAGATGCAAAAGAAATAATTAACAATAAGCTTGGAAGCATAGATTTTTTAGTAAACGGAGCTGGAGGTAATTCCCCTCTTGCAACTGCTGGTGTTGATCAAATGCTTGATACTGATCTTGAGAAACTTGAGGACACATTTTTTGGAATGAAAATGGAAGGTTTTGATAAAGTTTTTGATTTAAACTTTAAAGGAACTATTCTACCAACAATGGTATTTGCAATGGATATGATAGAAAAGAAAGAAGGATCTATTGTAAATATTTCGTCGATGAATTCATACCGACCACTTACTCGAATTGCAGCTTATTCGGCTGCAAAAGCAGCAGTTAACAACTTCACACAATGGTTATCTGTTCACTTCTCGAAAATGGGTGTTCGTGTAAATGCAATTGCTCCTGGTTTCTTGTTAACCAATCAAAACCGTTTCTTGTTAACCGATGAAAAAACGGGAGAACCAACCCCAAGAGGAAATAAAATTATAAACAACACACCAATGGAACGCTACGGTACACCTGAAGAATTACAAGGTACTTTGCTTTATTTACTTTCCGATTGGTCGGCGTTTGTAACCGGAGTAGTTATTCCTGTTGATGGTGGATTTAGTGCATATAGCGGAGTTTAA
- the uxuA gene encoding mannonate dehydratase: MALEQTWRWYGPKDPISLQEIKQTGATGIVSALHHIPNGEVWTVEEIKKRITEIEAVGLRWSVVESVPVHEDIKKRTWNFKQYIENYKESIKNLGACGIETICYNFMPVLDWSRTDLAFESGDGSNALKFEIDIFAAFDVFILKRESAKADYSEEILKRAEAKFNSMSTEEIERITRTVIAGLPGAEESYTLESFQKVLDGYKEIDAKKLKKHLHKFLSEIIPVAEKAGVRMAIHPDDPPRALLGLPRVVSTIEDALELTKVIDSVSNGITLCTGSFGAGHFNNLPEMTKILAPRINFVHLRNVSRDAEGNFFENYLFDGDIDIPAVMKALLIEEKERKKSGRKDWQIPMRPDHGNKMLDDLPKKTNPGYSLYGRMKGLAELRGLEQGLMATLK, from the coding sequence ATGGCTTTAGAACAAACATGGAGATGGTACGGTCCTAAGGACCCAATCTCATTACAAGAAATTAAACAAACTGGAGCTACGGGTATTGTTTCAGCACTTCATCATATCCCAAACGGAGAAGTTTGGACAGTCGAAGAAATTAAAAAAAGAATTACTGAAATTGAAGCCGTAGGACTACGTTGGTCCGTTGTTGAAAGTGTTCCAGTTCATGAGGACATTAAGAAACGAACATGGAACTTCAAACAATACATCGAAAATTACAAGGAAAGTATTAAAAACTTGGGTGCTTGCGGTATTGAAACCATCTGCTATAATTTTATGCCTGTATTAGATTGGTCGAGAACAGATTTAGCTTTTGAATCGGGAGATGGATCGAACGCTCTTAAATTTGAAATTGATATTTTTGCTGCTTTTGATGTTTTTATCCTAAAAAGAGAAAGTGCAAAAGCTGATTATTCGGAAGAGATTTTAAAAAGAGCTGAGGCTAAATTCAATTCCATGTCGACCGAAGAAATCGAAAGAATTACAAGAACTGTAATTGCCGGACTACCTGGTGCTGAGGAATCTTATACTTTAGAGAGCTTTCAAAAAGTATTAGATGGATATAAAGAAATTGATGCTAAAAAACTTAAAAAACACCTACACAAATTCTTATCTGAAATTATTCCTGTAGCTGAAAAAGCGGGAGTTAGAATGGCAATTCACCCAGATGATCCTCCTCGAGCTTTACTAGGCTTGCCACGAGTTGTAAGTACAATTGAAGATGCTTTAGAACTCACAAAAGTTATTGATTCTGTTTCCAATGGAATTACTTTATGTACAGGATCTTTCGGAGCTGGTCATTTTAACAATTTACCTGAAATGACAAAAATTCTTGCTCCAAGAATTAATTTCGTTCACCTAAGAAATGTAAGCAGAGATGCCGAAGGAAACTTCTTCGAAAATTACCTGTTCGATGGCGACATTGATATTCCGGCAGTAATGAAAGCATTATTAATTGAAGAAAAAGAACGGAAAAAATCAGGCCGAAAAGACTGGCAAATTCCTATGCGACCTGATCATGGAAATAAAATGCTTGACGATCTTCCCAAAAAAACAAACCCAGGATATTCTCTTTATGGCAGAATGAAAGGATTAGCTGAATTACGTGGGTTAGAACAAGGATTAATGGCTACTCTTAAGTAA
- a CDS encoding TRAP transporter substrate-binding protein: protein MKKTQVISKLLLSIISCFLLFSCQEASKHKTLKLAHGLDPTHPVHKAMLYMGQELEKISDGQMSLEIYPSGQLGSEQQCVELIQLGSLAITKVSAAIMEGFTNNYQVLGLPYVFRSKSHSFKTLDGPIGEELLASTEKFNLKGLCFYDAGARSFYTIDKSIETPEDLKGLKMRVMKSQTAMSMVKALGGSPTPISWGELYTALQSGVVDGAENNPPSLYTSHHYEVCKNYSLNEHTRVPDVLIISTVIWNKLNNQQKKWLQAAAKKSVTKQRELWAASEKESLEKLKENGVTITYPQKDKFAERVQSLLDSYQEQPELYQLIQRIQATED from the coding sequence ATGAAAAAAACACAAGTAATTTCTAAGCTACTTTTAAGCATAATCTCTTGCTTTCTACTCTTTAGCTGTCAGGAAGCAAGTAAACACAAAACTTTAAAATTAGCTCATGGTTTAGATCCAACGCATCCTGTTCATAAAGCCATGTTGTATATGGGCCAAGAATTGGAAAAAATCTCTGATGGACAAATGAGCCTTGAAATTTATCCAAGTGGTCAATTAGGGTCCGAACAGCAATGTGTAGAACTAATTCAGTTAGGAAGTTTAGCCATAACAAAAGTTTCGGCAGCCATAATGGAAGGTTTTACAAACAACTATCAGGTACTTGGCTTGCCTTATGTTTTTCGTTCAAAATCTCATTCTTTTAAAACTTTAGACGGTCCAATTGGTGAAGAATTATTGGCATCGACCGAAAAGTTTAATTTAAAAGGCTTGTGTTTTTACGATGCAGGAGCCCGAAGCTTTTATACCATAGATAAAAGTATTGAAACTCCTGAAGATTTAAAGGGCTTAAAAATGCGTGTAATGAAGAGCCAAACAGCCATGAGTATGGTAAAAGCATTAGGCGGCTCCCCCACACCTATTTCCTGGGGCGAATTATACACCGCACTGCAAAGTGGTGTTGTTGATGGAGCAGAAAATAACCCTCCTAGTCTTTATACCTCACATCATTACGAAGTATGTAAAAATTATTCTTTAAACGAACACACCAGAGTTCCAGACGTTTTAATTATCAGCACTGTTATTTGGAATAAGCTAAATAATCAACAAAAAAAATGGTTACAAGCTGCGGCTAAAAAATCGGTAACTAAGCAACGTGAACTGTGGGCTGCTTCAGAAAAGGAATCTTTAGAAAAATTAAAAGAAAATGGAGTCACAATCACCTATCCTCAAAAAGATAAATTTGCAGAACGTGTTCAAAGCTTACTCGATTCTTACCAGGAACAACCTGAATTGTATCAATTAATACAACGTATTCAAGCAACAGAAGACTAA
- a CDS encoding TRAP transporter small permease — protein MTFKNQLDRILEKILISLMCILVLDVLWQVISRYALASPSSFTDELAGFLLIWVGLLGAAYVAGQKQHLAIDLLLQKSSPANQKHLLRFINVCIALFAIGVMIIGGSWLVITRFQFNVNSAALQIPLGYIYLVLPLSGLITLYYSIVFIVEPSEELN, from the coding sequence ATGACATTCAAAAATCAATTAGACAGAATACTCGAAAAGATACTTATTAGCCTTATGTGCATATTAGTGCTCGATGTACTTTGGCAAGTAATAAGCCGCTATGCACTGGCATCGCCCAGTTCCTTTACCGACGAATTAGCAGGTTTTTTATTAATCTGGGTCGGATTATTGGGAGCTGCTTATGTAGCTGGACAAAAACAACATTTAGCAATCGATTTATTACTGCAAAAATCATCGCCAGCAAATCAAAAACACCTGCTTCGTTTTATTAATGTTTGCATTGCATTATTCGCTATTGGAGTAATGATTATTGGCGGAAGCTGGTTGGTTATTACACGCTTTCAGTTTAATGTTAACTCGGCAGCATTGCAAATTCCTTTGGGTTATATCTACCTAGTTTTACCTCTTAGCGGATTAATTACCCTTTACTACTCAATTGTATTTATTGTTGAACCATCAGAAGAATTGAACTAA
- a CDS encoding TRAP transporter large permease subunit: protein MEYIGIIVLITSFLFLLIVGVPIAFSIGISGILTMLVSIDSLPAFATFAQRMATGLDSFALLAIPFFILAGNIMNSGGIAIRLINLARILVGRLPASLAFVNVFANMLFGAISGSAAASASAIGAIMGPQMKKEGYDESFSASVNIASATTGLSIPPSNILIVYSLASGGASITALFLAGYIPGILTGFSIMLTAMSISIYQNKGISAMLTSLLKVFIGIALILSVIYGLNLLKASSPAGFKGVSSTLAALVIGFIAYKLRNKGAGMKRGLKILWDAIPSLFLLIIVIGGIIAGFFTATEASAVAVLYALVLSLIYKEITIKDIPKIVLGSVKTTAIVLILVATCIGLSWIMAYENIPQNVSAGLLGLSDNPIVILLLINLILLFVGVFMDMTPAVLIFTPIFLPIVVNLGIDPVHFGIVMVLNLSVGLCTPPVGSVLFIGCSVANIKIQQVIKPLLPMFIAMIVCLLLVTYISDLSMFLPRFFGF from the coding sequence ATGGAATATATTGGAATTATTGTTTTAATCACATCATTTTTATTCTTACTGATAGTTGGTGTTCCCATAGCTTTTAGCATTGGAATATCGGGCATATTAACCATGTTGGTAAGTATCGATTCATTACCTGCTTTTGCAACTTTTGCACAAAGAATGGCCACCGGATTAGATAGTTTTGCTCTCCTGGCAATCCCCTTTTTCATACTCGCAGGAAATATTATGAATAGTGGAGGTATTGCCATTCGATTAATAAATTTAGCCCGTATTTTAGTAGGCCGATTACCAGCCAGTTTAGCTTTTGTTAATGTATTTGCCAATATGTTATTCGGAGCAATTTCAGGCTCAGCAGCAGCATCGGCATCGGCTATTGGTGCCATTATGGGCCCGCAAATGAAAAAGGAAGGCTACGACGAAAGCTTTAGTGCTTCGGTAAATATTGCATCGGCAACTACAGGTTTATCTATCCCTCCAAGTAATATCTTAATTGTGTATTCACTTGCTAGTGGTGGAGCTTCCATTACAGCACTTTTTCTGGCTGGATATATTCCTGGAATCTTAACCGGATTCTCTATTATGCTAACGGCAATGAGTATCTCAATTTATCAGAACAAAGGCATTAGTGCCATGCTAACAAGCCTATTAAAAGTTTTTATTGGCATTGCGCTTATCCTTTCGGTGATTTATGGCTTAAATCTACTAAAAGCAAGCTCACCAGCTGGATTTAAAGGGGTTAGCTCTACTCTTGCGGCTTTAGTAATTGGCTTTATAGCCTATAAATTACGTAATAAAGGAGCCGGCATGAAACGAGGATTAAAAATTTTATGGGATGCAATTCCTAGTTTATTTTTACTAATTATCGTAATTGGTGGAATTATCGCAGGATTTTTTACCGCCACCGAAGCTTCAGCTGTTGCTGTTCTTTACGCTCTTGTTTTAAGTTTAATCTACAAAGAAATTACAATTAAGGATATCCCAAAAATTGTACTTGGCTCAGTAAAAACAACTGCCATTGTATTAATTCTTGTAGCCACCTGTATTGGTTTATCATGGATTATGGCCTATGAAAACATTCCTCAAAATGTAAGTGCGGGTTTATTAGGACTAAGCGATAATCCAATTGTTATCTTACTTCTAATTAATCTTATTCTTTTATTTGTTGGTGTATTTATGGATATGACTCCGGCAGTACTCATCTTTACCCCTATCTTTTTGCCAATCGTGGTTAATTTAGGAATTGATCCGGTACATTTTGGAATTGTTATGGTACTTAATCTTAGTGTAGGATTATGCACACCACCTGTTGGATCTGTTTTATTTATTGGATGCAGTGTTGCCAATATAAAAATACAGCAGGTTATAAAACCCTTACTTCCTATGTTTATAGCTATGATCGTATGCTTGCTTCTAGTTACTTACATTTCGGACTTAAGTATGTTCTTACCTCGTTTTTTCGGGTTTTAA